Proteins from a single region of Congzhengia minquanensis:
- a CDS encoding helix-turn-helix domain-containing protein: MDKKYYKIIGKNIAYYRKQKHLTQEGFAMRANVTRSYISQIEAKNLDVLPSLPMLIHLGEILGIEPYLLLVDKKT, from the coding sequence ATGGATAAAAAATATTATAAAATTATTGGGAAAAATATTGCTTATTATCGGAAGCAAAAGCATCTAACCCAAGAGGGGTTTGCAATGCGGGCAAATGTTACAAGGAGTTACATAAGCCAAATAGAAGCTAAAAATTTAGATGTTCTACCCTCTTTGCCAATGTTAATTCATTTGGGTGAAATACTTGGTATTGAACCTTATTTATTATTGGTTGATAAAAAAACATAA